The Lampris incognitus isolate fLamInc1 chromosome 17, fLamInc1.hap2, whole genome shotgun sequence genome contains a region encoding:
- the LOC130127075 gene encoding elongin-B-like → MDVFLMIRRQKTTIFTDAKESTTVYELKRIVEGILKRAPEEQRLYKDDQLLEDGKTLGDCGFTNQTARPQAPATVGLAFRIGDEMFEQLYVEAFSSPPELPDVMKPQDSGSTTNEQAVQ, encoded by the exons ATG GATGTCTTCTTAATGATCCGACGTCAGAAGACGACAATCTTCACAGACGCCAAGGAGTCCACCACCGTCTACGAGTTAAAGCGCATCGTTGAAGGAATTCTCAAGAGAGCCCCTGAAGAGCAGAGGCTCTACAAA GATGACCAGTTGCTAGAGGACGGCAAAACTCTTGGCGACTGTGGCTTCACCAACCAGACTGCCAGACCTCAGGCCCCAGCTACAGTTGGTCTGGCTTTTCGCATTGGTG atgagatgttcgAGCAGCTGTATGTCGAGGCCTTCTCCAGCCCTCCGGAGCTCCCAGACGTGATGAAGCCCCAGGACTCAGGCAGCACCACAAATGAACAGGCCGTGCAGTGA